In Dasypus novemcinctus isolate mDasNov1 chromosome 8, mDasNov1.1.hap2, whole genome shotgun sequence, the genomic stretch acattttggggcactgctgcactacatagataaaggtttaccctgtagtttgcactctcccccagtacattcacaGTGGGTTTTGGccggatatataaagtccagcatctcaccctgccatatcatttaggacaactcaaaatcccaaaaacacccccacatcacatctcttcttccctcaccctgccctcagcaactactgtggccactttctccaccctgatgctaaaatttcttctattactcatcacaatagttttatagtagaatatcagtaagtccattctagtccatattttattcctccattctatgggCCCTGGtatgatgtcctctccacctctagatcaagagggggcttagattctacatgtatgatggatgcaattcctctgcgtgcagttgtaggcactcttgatttcctagtgtggtggttgaccatcttcacctccctgttagctgacctggataagaccaacaaaccagagagtaggagtcgccactctgctgaggctcagggcccagctggcatatggacagcccagagactcaagtctcctgaatatggaccatccctagcgccaaccacaggttcagtaaaagtgacagaagaggcatgtgtagaaaagtcacatctgagtccagctccatcacactcaggagcacaaatttcaaagtagggccctctgacatgtcaggttggcttttataaagggtatttatttggggtagaagcttacagttaccaggccataaagcattaagttacttccctcaccagagtcttctgccatgtgttggagcaagatggctgcagacgtctgccagggttcaggcttcctgggttcctctcttcctggggttcacgcctttctgggctcagctcctgttttctccacaaggtcagctgtagactatgagactctctaAACTTTGcctcgctccacaaggccagctgtagactattaggcaaaaagcttgtttctcttccagggtcttttctctttcctcatgaccaagctcctctatgtttacttcccgggggttccagctcaaaaaaactccaacatcaaaactccaacccctctgctctgctgtgtagttttatctgagtccccgcccccagtgacattgcccaatcaaagccctaatcataatttaaacaCGCACaagtacagaccaatttacaaacataacccagtatctatttttggaattcgtaaaccatatcaaaccactacactccaccctgtgaattccaaaaagacattacaatataaTCACAAATCCTTAAACAAGTAACATtgcaagtacaaaatcatatcacaaacaattttaagaaatataatttgtcttggagcaaaatcctgtctgctatagacctctgaaacaaacaaaacaatttatctgcttccaatacacaaatggacaaaggataaaacattttcattacaatacagagaaattggaagggaaataTGAATTATGGGTCCAGAACAGTTCAGCAAACTGcaaggcatcctccatttgatttcaaagtctgagagtcattcttaagacaatggtttcttctTCCTGCGGCGTTATGAGAACTCACCCTTTCCAAAGgtttgcccaacagccattttcttggttccatcctcatcaagtaTCTAGGCGgagaccaagctccagacctcaccctaaaagagcattggggtgattgctacaccttacccaatctttgggttagagacttaacccccCCTAGTATAGTGAGGTGAAGGCAAtattctccctaacctttggcacacaggctcaaccctctcagaacaatgagtcgactacctggccttccctaatccatggggacaggtccacccctctcagacctatggggtgctgacattaaccaccctaatccttcaggaatgtgctccaccctctctgtaccctggggcagaaAAACTCTCCCTGAACTTGGGGGTTGAgggggaacatccaccctcttcaactgctggggcaaactcatccctctatacacatgggtggggttcctctcttggcccaaggtgatgtcttaattctagatctcagcttccatggttttcttcttaaagctgttgctccttcaatctttcctttccatgtccctttagACCAAGTTTgcaatggttttgttcatacagctctttcaaaaagcttgttgatttagcatgcaagaagcaggggtccaagccaccagacagtaagactttccacaagtctttctgtgataactgcatcttcaaccctgatttacaagttccaagtttaggtaAATTCTCAAATGGAGCACTATCAcctggggacttgatttccagaggcttggaatttccagaatcagtttctggtttctttgtgcccaacagttcagtcttcagcatatttctctcatctagcattttgctataagctgcaaggagaagccaagccgcattctccaagtttactgtGGAAAGTTCTTCAGGTAAATGCCCatgctcaccattttcaaattctgccttccataaaacatcaggagtcaatcttcctaagttctctgcaactttaaaacatggatcgcctttcctccagtttcaacaagtgtcatcatttacttctaaggcatcataaaaagtctctatAGCATCCACactgctatcaacagtctcttcaaagcattgtcttttcttccaagcatctcacaattcctccaaaaaatacgttacccatttataaaaccgtttCCAACATTTTGGTAATAGCAAAAGCACacccccactcctggtaccaaattctgtattagtcagccaaaggggtgctgatgcaaaataccggaaattggttggcttttataaaggatatttatttggggtagaagcttacggttaccaggccataaagcataagttacttccctcaccaaggtcttctgccacatgctgaagcaagatggctgccaacatctgccagggttcaggcttcctggggttcactcctctctgggctcagctcctttgttttctccacaaggtcagctataaactatgaGGCTCTCAAGGCTTTGcccctccacaaggccagctgtaggaTATTAGGCGAACAccttatttctcttcctggggccttttcgctttcctcacaaccaagctcccctgtatgcttacttcccagtGCTCTGACTCAAAAACTCCCACATCAAatctccaactaactcctctgctctgccgtgtagttttatctgagtccctgcccactaagggggcagagattcaacatcctactgatgtggcccaatcaaagccctaatcataatttaatcctgcccaggtatagaccagtttacaaacataatccaatatctgtttttggaattcataaaccatatcaaactgctacaaatggaGATACAAATAATCTAAGACCTTTATGATGCTCACACACTTAGTGTTGGGTATGACAAAGAATATTAAACATACATTACACAATCACCAAAAAGGAAGATGGTACTAAAGAGGATGATATTAACAATTAGAGCCTACAAAGGAATATAACCATATGGAACCaaaaagaacagaagagagagatCACTGGGAACTGATCCAATGATCAACAAAAGGCTTCACCTTGAATTGGAACGTGAAGGTTTGAGCAAGTGATTCTCAAAAGACATACACATGGCTGGAACTTAGAACTATGATGTCTACTCTAAAGCTTCAGGAACTTCAATCTATATTTTTCAAGAAACTAAATATGCTACACGTCTCTCATTTTTTTTGCATAATAGTCACTAAGCATTTGGAGGAGAAACTAAGGCAcggaaattaaataacttgcctcACATTCAAAGGtaagtttaaaaatgtttacttccacaagaagcggatgtggctcaactgagagagcgtccatctaccatatgggaggtccagggttcaaacccagggcctcctcatgtgtgtggtgagttggcccacatgcagtgctgatgcgcgcaaggagagctgtgccacacaggggtatcccctgcgtagggaagccccacgtgcaaggagtgcgccctgcaaggagagctgtccagcgcgaaaaaaagtgcagcctgcccaggagtggcgctgcacacgaggagagctgacacagcatgacacaacaaaaggagacgcagattcccagtgctgctgacaagaatgcaagcagacaaagaagaacacacaacgaatggacacagagcagacaatggtgggggaaaggggaggagagaaataaataataaaatttttgaaaaaatttactTCCAGTCCAACATTTTAACAGACAACATGGAATTCCATTCCTGCAAGAGCTGGAGTTAAGTTAAAGACTGGAAATTATCTTCCTTAGAGAGATCCATCTGGCTGAAAAGCTTTGGGTGAAAGCTACCAGGAGGTTAGGAAAAGTAGTTTCTACAATTCAGTCCTTTTGGTTCAAAGCTGAGATGCAACCAAACTACTCTGATAAGATTTTTTGAGGAACAGTTATAGTCCACCTAAAGATAATAAAAGCTGCAGCAGCCACTGCCCGTGGATGCTCTGACTCCACATATGATGTACAACTTTCTTGTGTAAACTGAGATTTAAGCTTAGAAGCAAACGCTTTTCCAACTGCAGTTCAATTTTTCTTTAGCACAGCTATACCACTCAGACTTCTACAAAACTCATTAACTGAAAAGCACAAGAGATACAAGGAAAACAGCAATATATTCAAACTGACATTTTGCCAATCCCAAAAAAACTCATTTAAAAGTATCATTCCATTTTGCCTAGTACCATCCTGTATTAACATACACAACTTTCCTACAACATGCTTCTTAGATACCTCAATAATTCCCTGGCACATTTGGAGATCTGGGGTCACCTGCAAATCACCAGACACCAGGATTATAGAATTTAAATTGTCTCTTAGTCCAGACCTCTAGACATTTCAAACAggggagagctgctcagtgtaaTCCCAACTGCTACTAAACATAACTTCTGACACAAAAACAAAGATCATTCTCCATGAGCAAAGCAGTGCCTAGAAATACAACTGTCATTTCTTCATCTTTGGATATGAACTTGGCAGGTTCCCCAGCATGACCAAAGGATCTTTCAGATAAACCAATGTTTTCCTTGTCTCTGTTCGCTCTCTTTAAAGAACATGCCTTCCCTTGCAGGAGCTAAACTTTTACTCAAGCTCCTCAATGACTATGAAACAGACCTAAGAAAAGGAGGGCACAGTGGTCACAATGCTGCCTGATATAATGGCTGACATGAAAAGGCAGGGTAAAAAAAGCAAACTGGTCCTCACAAGGTGCATAGTCCAATGGAAATCGCAAAGAACAAAATCTCACTTCCAACTGAGAGAAGGAAGTGGTATCAGAGAAGAAAagcaatatttatataaatatttactgagaaccTATTAAATGCTGTTCTAAGTGCTGGGGATACAGTAGTGAACAAGACAAAAAAGGTGGGAAAACACCACTGGTACTTAAGTGATAGGGGCGGAAGGCACTTCAAGCTGTAATGTGGAAGACAGGGTGTGATGGTTTGGTTTACGGCCTTAGAGTCGTCACACTTGGGTCTGAATCCTCAATTTACCATATAGTTAACTCTGAGTTAGACTTCAGAGTCATCTGTCAAACAGAAGGTGCCTCACTCACTGAGTTGTGAGAATTCAATGAGATAATGCAAACAAAATGTTTTGTCCGTGTCTGGGGCAGGTAAGTACTCTATCGGTGAGAAATTTATCactctttttaacattttatcttCTTGTCCCCAAAGCCTAGTACCGTGCCTGGGATCCAGGCATACCGGCTGTCTGAATCAATGCATGGAAAAATGAGGAGATGGGCGAAATCAAAGTCCGCGCGGACAAGAGGGCAAGAACTGCGGGGAGGTGGCTCCGCGCAAGACGTGACATACTTCCAAAAGAGAGCACAGGGGGAGAATGTGGGGGCGGGAAAGCCCATCCACCAACCAGGCAGGCGACAGAGACTCAGCCgcggaagtgggggtgggggagttccCCACTGGCGAACACGAAGCCTCCCGTCGAGTCTCGAGGGAGCTTCACCGCCGGACGAGGAAGCGCAGGTGGTGCGCCAAGGGACATTTCGGCGAGGAGAGGGGAGAAACGGCCAGCGACTTGGGTAAGAAGACCGAAGGCCAAGCACTGAGAGAAGGAGTGAGGAACCGGCCCTCCTCTTGGAGACGTCCCCTCAGATCCCCGCGCGCGGGGACCGTTTGGACGTAACCGCCTCTCGCCTCGGTTCTCCTCCACCCAACTGAGCTTCATTCCACCACTGCCACCACATTCAGCACCGAACTCCCGCCCCGCTTCTGCTCGGCTTGAACCCCGCGCCTCACAGCCACCCCCGCTGGCTCTGCCCGCTCCGCACCTCACACACGGCCCGCCGGCGGCCGCCGCCATCTTCGCGCGCGCgcgccccagccccgcctccaGACGCCGCGCCCACGTGACGGCTCGTCTCGAGGCTGGGTGCGTGAGGCGGGACTTTCTGTCACGTAAAGGCGGCCCGGGGCGGAGCTAAGATGGCGGGGCCCAGGGGGAAGAAGGGGGCACGGCGAGCTTGGCCGAGGCTGTGAGGAAAGCGGCCGAGTGGCTACGTCTACGCCTCAGGTTGGAGGGTGACTGGGTGCCAGCTCCCAGGCGGCAGAGAGTGACCTGCAGTGGAGCGTCCTTCCTCGCGGCTGGTGAAAGGAGGAAGAAGGTTGCTTGCTGGGTGAAGCTGCCGCCCCCAGAGTGGGGGATCGGGCAGAAGGGTCCAGAGTACAAGGCGTCCCTAGTCACCTCGGCTTCCCTGGAACTCCAGGTCAAGAGACATGACCCGAGATTGCGCTCCCCCGGCCCCGGCGCCCGGGGCTCCGCTGAGCGGGTCGGTGCTGGCAGAGGCGGTGGTGGTGTTCGTCATGGTGCTGAGCATCCACGCGGCCGTGTGGGATCGCTACTCGTGGTGCGCCGTGGCCCTCGCAGTGCAGGCCTTCTACGTCCAATACAAGTGGGACCGGCTGCTACAGCAGGGAAGCGCTGTCTTTCAGTTTCGAATGTCTGCCAACAGCGGCCTACTGCCCGCCTCCATGGTCATGCCTTTGCTTGGACTGGTCATGAAGGAGCGCTGCCAGGCTGCCGGGAATCCCTACTTCGAGCGCTTTGGCATTGTGGTGGCAACCACTGGCATGGCCGTGGCCCTCTTCTCATCGGTGTTGGCGCTGGGCATTACTCGCCCTGTGCCCACCAACACTTGTGTCATCTCAGGCTTGGCTGGAGGCATCATCATTTACATCATGAAGCACTCACTTAGCGTCGGCGAGGTGATTGAGGTCCTGGAGGTCCTACTGATCTTTGTCTACCTCAACATGATCCTGCTGTACCTGCTACCCCGCTGCTTCACCCCTGGGGAGGCACTGCTGGTATTGGGTGGCATCAGCTTTGTGCTCAACCAGCTCATCAAGCGTTCTCTCACTGTGGTAGAGAGCCAGGGGGATCCCGTGGACTTCTtcctgctggtggtggtggtagggatggTGCTGATGGGCATCTTCTTCAGCACTCTCTTTGTCTTCATGGACTCAGGCACCTGGGCCTCTTCCATCTTCTTTCACCTAATGACTTGCGTCCTGGGCCTCGGGGTGGTCCTGCCTTGGCTGCACCGGCTCATCCGCAGGAACCCCCTGCACTGGCTCCTTCAATTCATCTTCCAGACAGACACCCGCATCTATCTCTTGGTCTACTGGTCTCTGCTGGCCACCTTGGCCTGCCTGGTGGTGCTGTACCAGAATGCCAAGCGGTCATCTGAGTCCAAGAAGCACCAGGCTCCCACCATCACACGGAAGTATTTCCACTTCATTGTGGTTGCCACCTATATCCCAGGTATCATCTTTGACCGGCCACTGCTCTACGTGGCTGCCACCGTATGCCTGGCAGTCTTCGTTTTCCTGGAGTATGTGCGCTACTTCCGCATCAAACCTCTGGGCCACACTCTGCGGagcctcctttctctcttcctagaTGAACGAGACAGTGGACCGCTCATCCTGACACACATCTACCTGCTCCTGGGCATGTCTCTTCCCATTTGGCTGGTCCCCAGACCTTGTACCCAGAAGGGTAGCCTGGGGGGAGCACGGGCCCTAGTCCCCTATGCTGGTGTCTTGGCTGTGGGTGTGGGCGACACTGTGGCCTCTGTCTTTGGCAGCACAATGGGAGAAATCCGCTGGCCCGGAACCAAAAAG encodes the following:
- the DOLK gene encoding dolichol kinase codes for the protein MTRDCAPPAPAPGAPLSGSVLAEAVVVFVMVLSIHAAVWDRYSWCAVALAVQAFYVQYKWDRLLQQGSAVFQFRMSANSGLLPASMVMPLLGLVMKERCQAAGNPYFERFGIVVATTGMAVALFSSVLALGITRPVPTNTCVISGLAGGIIIYIMKHSLSVGEVIEVLEVLLIFVYLNMILLYLLPRCFTPGEALLVLGGISFVLNQLIKRSLTVVESQGDPVDFFLLVVVVGMVLMGIFFSTLFVFMDSGTWASSIFFHLMTCVLGLGVVLPWLHRLIRRNPLHWLLQFIFQTDTRIYLLVYWSLLATLACLVVLYQNAKRSSESKKHQAPTITRKYFHFIVVATYIPGIIFDRPLLYVAATVCLAVFVFLEYVRYFRIKPLGHTLRSLLSLFLDERDSGPLILTHIYLLLGMSLPIWLVPRPCTQKGSLGGARALVPYAGVLAVGVGDTVASVFGSTMGEIRWPGTKKTFEGTMTSIFAQIISVALILIFDSGVDLNYSYAWILGSISTVSLLEAYTTQIDNLLLPLYLLILLMA